A window of Sphingobacterium sp. SRCM116780 contains these coding sequences:
- a CDS encoding NAD(P)H-dependent oxidoreductase, with protein MKKIAIINGHPNRNSFNSGLANAYKNGAVETGASIKEINISELDFNPNLQFGYQARMVLEPDLMEAWEIIKWADHLLWIHPIWWGGLPAITKGFIDRLFLPGLAFKYRPNSVFWDKLLLGKTAHIISTLDQPSWYYRIFYGQPSVNQLKKTVLQFCGVSPVRVTYIAIIKSSNERQRSKWLDKVKSFGKRLL; from the coding sequence ATGAAAAAGATAGCAATTATCAATGGACATCCAAATAGAAATTCATTCAATTCTGGATTAGCAAATGCGTATAAAAACGGTGCTGTGGAGACTGGTGCAAGTATAAAAGAAATCAACATTTCGGAATTAGATTTTAATCCTAATCTACAATTTGGATATCAGGCAAGAATGGTGTTAGAACCCGATTTGATGGAAGCATGGGAAATTATCAAATGGGCTGATCATCTGCTGTGGATTCATCCCATTTGGTGGGGAGGATTACCCGCTATCACCAAAGGTTTTATTGATCGATTGTTTCTACCAGGATTGGCTTTTAAATATCGTCCAAATTCTGTTTTCTGGGACAAGCTTCTTTTAGGAAAAACAGCGCATATTATCAGTACTCTTGATCAACCAAGCTGGTATTACCGCATATTCTACGGGCAACCTAGCGTAAATCAACTTAAAAAAACAGTTTTACAATTTTGTGGAGTATCACCTGTAAGAGTTACTTATATAGCTATTATTAAATCTTCAAATGAAAGACAACGAAGCAAATGGTTGGATAAAGTAAAATCTTTTGGAAAAAGGCTGCTCTAA